Proteins from one Gorilla gorilla gorilla isolate KB3781 chromosome Y, NHGRI_mGorGor1-v2.1_pri, whole genome shotgun sequence genomic window:
- the LOC129530239 gene encoding RNA-binding motif protein, Y chromosome, family 1 member F/J-like isoform X3, whose amino-acid sequence MRRCLKQCLGNMVPYQKDQTSKSRGFAFITFENPADAKNAAKDMNGKSLDGKAIKVEQAKKPSFQSGGRRRPPASSRNRSPSGSLRSARGSSGGKRGWLPSHEGHLDDGGYTPDLKMSYSRGLIPVKRGPSSRSGGPPPKKSAPSAVASSNSGMGSQGPMSQRRENYGVPPRRATVSSWRNDHMSPGDDGYATNDGNHPSCQETRDYAPPSRGYAYRDNGHSNRDEHSSRGYRNHRSSRETRDYAPPSRGHAYRDYGHSRRYESYSRGYRNHPSSRETRDYTSPPRDYAYRDYGHSSWDEHSSRGYSYHDGYGEALGRDHSEHLSGSSYRDAFPRYGTSHGAPPARGPRMSYGGSTCHAYSNTRDRYGRSWESYSRSCGDFHYCDREHVCRKDQRNPPSLGRVLPDPREAYGSSSYVASIADGGERRSEKGDSSRY is encoded by the exons ATGAGAAGATGCTTAAAGCAGTGTTTGGGAAACATGGTCCCATATCAGAAG GATCAAACCAGCAAATCCAGAGGCTTTGCCTTTATTACTTTTGAGAACCCTGCAGATGCTAAGAATGCTGCCAAAGATATGAATGGAAAG TCTTTGGATGGAAAAGCAATAAAAGTAGAACAAGCCAAGAAACCATCTTTTCAAAGTGGTGGTAGGCGGAGACCACCAGCTTCTTCGAGAAACAGAAGCCCTTCAGGAAGTCTGAGATCTGCAAGAGGAAGCAGTGGAGGAAAAAGAGGGTGGCTTCCCTCACATGAAGGACACCTgg atgatggtggatACACTCCTGATCTCAAGATGAGTTATTCTAGGGGACTCATTCCAGTTAAAAGGGGTCCATCTTCAAGAAGTGGAGGTCCTCCTCCGAAAAAATCTGCTCCTTCTGCTGTGGCAAGTAGCAATAGTGGGATGGGAAGCCAAG GTCCCATGTCACAAAGAAGAGAGAATTATGGAGTTCCTCCACGCAGAGCGACAGTATCTTCCTGGAGAAATGATCATATGTCACCAGGAGATGATGGTTATGCAACTAACGATgg AAATCATCCAAGTTGCCAAGAAACGAGGGATTATGCTCCACCATCTAGAGGCTATGCATACCGTGATAATGGTCATTCTAATCGGGATGAACATTCCTCTAGAGGATATAG AAATCATCGAAGTTCCCGAGAAACTAGGGATTATGCTCCACCATCTAGAGGCCATGCATACCGTGATTATGGTCATTCTCGACGGTATGAAAGTTATTCTAGAGGATATAG AAATCATCCAAGTTCCCGAGAAACCAGGGATTATACTTCACCACCTAGAGACTATGCATACCGTGATTATGGTCATTCTAGTTGGGATGAACATTCCTCTAGAGGATATAG ttATCATGATGGCTACGGTGAGGCCCTTGGTAGAGATCATTCTGAACATCTAAGTGGAAGTTCTTATAGAGATGCATTTCCGAGATACG GGACCTCTCATGGTGCACCACCTGCACGAGGACCTCGGATGTCTTATGGTGGAAGCACCTGCCATGCATATAGTAATACACGAGATAGATATGGCAGAAGTTGGGAGAGTTACTCAAGGAGCTGTGGTGATTTTCATTATTGTGATCGTGAGCATGTTTGCAGAAAAGACCAAAGGAATCCGCCTTCTCTGGGTAGGGTGCTCCCTGATCCTCGTGAAGCATATGGTAGCTCAAGTTATGTGGCATCTATAGCAGATGGTGGGGAGCGTCGATCTGAAAAAGGAGACTCGAGCAGATATTAA
- the LOC129530240 gene encoding RNA-binding motif protein, Y chromosome, family 1 member F/J-like isoform X1: MVEADHPGKLFIGGLNRETNEKMLKAVFGKHGPISEVLLIKDQTSKSRGFAFITFENPADAKNAAKDMNGKSLDGKAIKVEQAKKPSFQSGGRRRPPASSRNRSPSRSLRSARGSSGGKRGWLPSHEGHLDDGGYTPDLKMSYSRGLIPVKRGPSSRSGGPPPKKSAPSAVASSNSGMGSQGPMSQRRENYGVPPRRATVSSWRNDHMSPRDDGYATNDGNHPSCQETRDYAPPSRGYAYRDNGHSNRDEHSSRGYKNHRSSRETRDYAPPSRGHAYRDYGHSRRYESYSRGYRNHPSSRETRDYTSPPRDYAYRDYGHSSWDEHSSRGYSYHDGYGEALGRDHSEHLSGSSYRDAFPRYGTSHGAPPARGPRMSYGGSTCHAYSNTRDRYGRSWESYSRSCGDFHYCDREHVCRKDQRNPPSLGRVLPDPREAYGSSSYVASIADGGERRSEKGDSSRY; encoded by the exons ATGGTAGAAGCAGATCATCCTGGCAAGCTTTTCATTGGTGGCCTCAATAGAGAAACCAATGAGAAGATGCTTAAAGCAGTGTTTGGGAAACATGGTCCCATATCAGAAG ttcttttgatAAAGGATCAAACCAGCAAATCCAGAGGCTTTGCCTTTATTACTTTTGAGAACCCTGCAGATGCTAAGAATGCTGCCAAAGATATGAATGGAAAG TCTTTGGATGGAAAAGCAATAAAAGTAGAACAAGCCAAGAAACCATCTTTTCAAAGTGGTGGTAGGCGGAGACCACCAGCTTCTTCGAGAAACAGAAGCCCTTCAAGAAGTCTGAGATCTGCAAGAGGAAGCAGTGGAGGAAAAAGAGGGTGGCTTCCCTCACATGAAGGACACCTgg atgatggtggatACACTCCTGATCTCAAGATGAGTTATTCTAGGGGACTCATTCCAGTTAAAAGGGGTCCATCTTCAAGAAGTGGAGGTCCTCCTCCGAAAAAATCTGCTCCTTCTGCTGTGGCAAGTAGCAATAGTGGGATGGGAAGCCAAG GTCCCATGTCACAGAGAAGAGAGAATTATGGAGTTCCTCCACGCAGAGCGACAGTATCTTCCTGGAGAAATGATCATATGTCACCAAGAGATGATGGTTATGCAACTAACGATgg AAATCATCCAAGTTGCCAAGAAACGAGGGATTATGCTCCACCATCTAGAGGCTATGCATACCGTGATAATGGTCATTCTAATCGGGATGAACATTCCTCTAGAGGATATAA AAATCATCGAAGTTCCCGAGAAACTAGGGATTATGCTCCACCATCTAGAGGCCATGCATACCGTGATTATGGTCATTCTCGACGGTATGAAAGTTATTCTAGAGGATATAG AAATCATCCAAGTTCCCGAGAAACCAGGGATTATACTTCACCACCTAGAGACTATGCATACCGTGATTATGGTCATTCTAGTTGGGATGAACATTCCTCTAGAGGATATAG ttATCATGATGGCTACGGTGAGGCCCTTGGTAGAGATCATTCTGAACATCTAAGTGGAAGTTCTTATAGAGATGCATTTCCGAGATACG GGACCTCTCATGGTGCACCACCTGCACGAGGACCTCGGATGTCTTATGGTGGAAGCACCTGCCATGCATATAGTAATACACGAGATAGATATGGCAGAAGTTGGGAGAGTTACTCAAGGAGCTGTGGTGATTTTCATTATTGTGATCGTGAGCATGTTTGCAGAAAAGACCAAAGGAATCCGCCTTCTCTGGGTAGGGTGCTCCCTGATCCTCGTGAAGCATATGGTAGCTCAAGTTATGTGGCATCTATAGCAGATGGTGGGGAGCGTCGATCTGAAAAAGGAGACTCGAGCAGATATTAA
- the LOC129530239 gene encoding RNA-binding motif protein, Y chromosome, family 1 member B-like isoform X2, which yields MVEADHPGKLFIGGLNRETNEKMLKAVFGKHGPISEVLLIKDQTSKSRGFAFITFENPADAKNAAKDMNGKSLDGKAIKVEQAKKPSFQSGGRRRPPASSRNRSPSGSLRSARGSSGGKRGWLPSHEGHLDDGGYTPDLKMSYSRGLIPVKRGPSSRSGGPPPKKSAPSAVASSNSGMGSQGPMSQRRENYGVPPRRATVSSWRNDHMSPGDDGYATNDGNHPSCQETRDYAPPSRGYAYRDNGHSNRDEHSSRGYRNHPSSRETRDYTSPPRDYAYRDYGHSSWDEHSSRGYSYHDGYGEALGRDHSEHLSGSSYRDAFPRYGTSHGAPPARGPRMSYGGSTCHAYSNTRDRYGRSWESYSRSCGDFHYCDREHVCRKDQRNPPSLGRVLPDPREAYGSSSYVASIADGGERRSEKGDSSRY from the exons ATGGTAGAAGCAGATCATCCTGGCAAGCTTTTCATTGGTGGCCTCAATAGAGAAACCAATGAGAAGATGCTTAAAGCAGTGTTTGGGAAACATGGTCCCATATCAGAAG ttcttttgatAAAGGATCAAACCAGCAAATCCAGAGGCTTTGCCTTTATTACTTTTGAGAACCCTGCAGATGCTAAGAATGCTGCCAAAGATATGAATGGAAAG TCTTTGGATGGAAAAGCAATAAAAGTAGAACAAGCCAAGAAACCATCTTTTCAAAGTGGTGGTAGGCGGAGACCACCAGCTTCTTCGAGAAACAGAAGCCCTTCAGGAAGTCTGAGATCTGCAAGAGGAAGCAGTGGAGGAAAAAGAGGGTGGCTTCCCTCACATGAAGGACACCTgg atgatggtggatACACTCCTGATCTCAAGATGAGTTATTCTAGGGGACTCATTCCAGTTAAAAGGGGTCCATCTTCAAGAAGTGGAGGTCCTCCTCCGAAAAAATCTGCTCCTTCTGCTGTGGCAAGTAGCAATAGTGGGATGGGAAGCCAAG GTCCCATGTCACAAAGAAGAGAGAATTATGGAGTTCCTCCACGCAGAGCGACAGTATCTTCCTGGAGAAATGATCATATGTCACCAGGAGATGATGGTTATGCAACTAACGATgg AAATCATCCAAGTTGCCAAGAAACGAGGGATTATGCTCCACCATCTAGAGGCTATGCATACCGTGATAATGGTCATTCTAATCGGGATGAACATTCCTCTAGAGGATATAG AAATCATCCAAGTTCCCGAGAAACCAGGGATTATACTTCACCACCTAGAGACTATGCATACCGTGATTATGGTCATTCTAGTTGGGATGAACATTCCTCTAGAGGATATAG ttATCATGATGGCTACGGTGAGGCCCTTGGTAGAGATCATTCTGAACATCTAAGTGGAAGTTCTTATAGAGATGCATTTCCGAGATACG GGACCTCTCATGGTGCACCACCTGCACGAGGACCTCGGATGTCTTATGGTGGAAGCACCTGCCATGCATATAGTAATACACGAGATAGATATGGCAGAAGTTGGGAGAGTTACTCAAGGAGCTGTGGTGATTTTCATTATTGTGATCGTGAGCATGTTTGCAGAAAAGACCAAAGGAATCCGCCTTCTCTGGGTAGGGTGCTCCCTGATCCTCGTGAAGCATATGGTAGCTCAAGTTATGTGGCATCTATAGCAGATGGTGGGGAGCGTCGATCTGAAAAAGGAGACTCGAGCAGATATTAA
- the LOC129530240 gene encoding RNA-binding motif protein, Y chromosome, family 1 member F/J-like isoform X2 encodes MRRCLKQCLGNMVPYQKDQTSKSRGFAFITFENPADAKNAAKDMNGKSLDGKAIKVEQAKKPSFQSGGRRRPPASSRNRSPSRSLRSARGSSGGKRGWLPSHEGHLDDGGYTPDLKMSYSRGLIPVKRGPSSRSGGPPPKKSAPSAVASSNSGMGSQGPMSQRRENYGVPPRRATVSSWRNDHMSPRDDGYATNDGNHPSCQETRDYAPPSRGYAYRDNGHSNRDEHSSRGYKNHRSSRETRDYAPPSRGHAYRDYGHSRRYESYSRGYRNHPSSRETRDYTSPPRDYAYRDYGHSSWDEHSSRGYSYHDGYGEALGRDHSEHLSGSSYRDAFPRYGTSHGAPPARGPRMSYGGSTCHAYSNTRDRYGRSWESYSRSCGDFHYCDREHVCRKDQRNPPSLGRVLPDPREAYGSSSYVASIADGGERRSEKGDSSRY; translated from the exons ATGAGAAGATGCTTAAAGCAGTGTTTGGGAAACATGGTCCCATATCAGAAG GATCAAACCAGCAAATCCAGAGGCTTTGCCTTTATTACTTTTGAGAACCCTGCAGATGCTAAGAATGCTGCCAAAGATATGAATGGAAAG TCTTTGGATGGAAAAGCAATAAAAGTAGAACAAGCCAAGAAACCATCTTTTCAAAGTGGTGGTAGGCGGAGACCACCAGCTTCTTCGAGAAACAGAAGCCCTTCAAGAAGTCTGAGATCTGCAAGAGGAAGCAGTGGAGGAAAAAGAGGGTGGCTTCCCTCACATGAAGGACACCTgg atgatggtggatACACTCCTGATCTCAAGATGAGTTATTCTAGGGGACTCATTCCAGTTAAAAGGGGTCCATCTTCAAGAAGTGGAGGTCCTCCTCCGAAAAAATCTGCTCCTTCTGCTGTGGCAAGTAGCAATAGTGGGATGGGAAGCCAAG GTCCCATGTCACAGAGAAGAGAGAATTATGGAGTTCCTCCACGCAGAGCGACAGTATCTTCCTGGAGAAATGATCATATGTCACCAAGAGATGATGGTTATGCAACTAACGATgg AAATCATCCAAGTTGCCAAGAAACGAGGGATTATGCTCCACCATCTAGAGGCTATGCATACCGTGATAATGGTCATTCTAATCGGGATGAACATTCCTCTAGAGGATATAA AAATCATCGAAGTTCCCGAGAAACTAGGGATTATGCTCCACCATCTAGAGGCCATGCATACCGTGATTATGGTCATTCTCGACGGTATGAAAGTTATTCTAGAGGATATAG AAATCATCCAAGTTCCCGAGAAACCAGGGATTATACTTCACCACCTAGAGACTATGCATACCGTGATTATGGTCATTCTAGTTGGGATGAACATTCCTCTAGAGGATATAG ttATCATGATGGCTACGGTGAGGCCCTTGGTAGAGATCATTCTGAACATCTAAGTGGAAGTTCTTATAGAGATGCATTTCCGAGATACG GGACCTCTCATGGTGCACCACCTGCACGAGGACCTCGGATGTCTTATGGTGGAAGCACCTGCCATGCATATAGTAATACACGAGATAGATATGGCAGAAGTTGGGAGAGTTACTCAAGGAGCTGTGGTGATTTTCATTATTGTGATCGTGAGCATGTTTGCAGAAAAGACCAAAGGAATCCGCCTTCTCTGGGTAGGGTGCTCCCTGATCCTCGTGAAGCATATGGTAGCTCAAGTTATGTGGCATCTATAGCAGATGGTGGGGAGCGTCGATCTGAAAAAGGAGACTCGAGCAGATATTAA
- the LOC129530239 gene encoding RNA-binding motif protein, Y chromosome, family 1 member F/J-like isoform X1 encodes MVEADHPGKLFIGGLNRETNEKMLKAVFGKHGPISEVLLIKDQTSKSRGFAFITFENPADAKNAAKDMNGKSLDGKAIKVEQAKKPSFQSGGRRRPPASSRNRSPSGSLRSARGSSGGKRGWLPSHEGHLDDGGYTPDLKMSYSRGLIPVKRGPSSRSGGPPPKKSAPSAVASSNSGMGSQGPMSQRRENYGVPPRRATVSSWRNDHMSPGDDGYATNDGNHPSCQETRDYAPPSRGYAYRDNGHSNRDEHSSRGYRNHRSSRETRDYAPPSRGHAYRDYGHSRRYESYSRGYRNHPSSRETRDYTSPPRDYAYRDYGHSSWDEHSSRGYSYHDGYGEALGRDHSEHLSGSSYRDAFPRYGTSHGAPPARGPRMSYGGSTCHAYSNTRDRYGRSWESYSRSCGDFHYCDREHVCRKDQRNPPSLGRVLPDPREAYGSSSYVASIADGGERRSEKGDSSRY; translated from the exons ATGGTAGAAGCAGATCATCCTGGCAAGCTTTTCATTGGTGGCCTCAATAGAGAAACCAATGAGAAGATGCTTAAAGCAGTGTTTGGGAAACATGGTCCCATATCAGAAG ttcttttgatAAAGGATCAAACCAGCAAATCCAGAGGCTTTGCCTTTATTACTTTTGAGAACCCTGCAGATGCTAAGAATGCTGCCAAAGATATGAATGGAAAG TCTTTGGATGGAAAAGCAATAAAAGTAGAACAAGCCAAGAAACCATCTTTTCAAAGTGGTGGTAGGCGGAGACCACCAGCTTCTTCGAGAAACAGAAGCCCTTCAGGAAGTCTGAGATCTGCAAGAGGAAGCAGTGGAGGAAAAAGAGGGTGGCTTCCCTCACATGAAGGACACCTgg atgatggtggatACACTCCTGATCTCAAGATGAGTTATTCTAGGGGACTCATTCCAGTTAAAAGGGGTCCATCTTCAAGAAGTGGAGGTCCTCCTCCGAAAAAATCTGCTCCTTCTGCTGTGGCAAGTAGCAATAGTGGGATGGGAAGCCAAG GTCCCATGTCACAAAGAAGAGAGAATTATGGAGTTCCTCCACGCAGAGCGACAGTATCTTCCTGGAGAAATGATCATATGTCACCAGGAGATGATGGTTATGCAACTAACGATgg AAATCATCCAAGTTGCCAAGAAACGAGGGATTATGCTCCACCATCTAGAGGCTATGCATACCGTGATAATGGTCATTCTAATCGGGATGAACATTCCTCTAGAGGATATAG AAATCATCGAAGTTCCCGAGAAACTAGGGATTATGCTCCACCATCTAGAGGCCATGCATACCGTGATTATGGTCATTCTCGACGGTATGAAAGTTATTCTAGAGGATATAG AAATCATCCAAGTTCCCGAGAAACCAGGGATTATACTTCACCACCTAGAGACTATGCATACCGTGATTATGGTCATTCTAGTTGGGATGAACATTCCTCTAGAGGATATAG ttATCATGATGGCTACGGTGAGGCCCTTGGTAGAGATCATTCTGAACATCTAAGTGGAAGTTCTTATAGAGATGCATTTCCGAGATACG GGACCTCTCATGGTGCACCACCTGCACGAGGACCTCGGATGTCTTATGGTGGAAGCACCTGCCATGCATATAGTAATACACGAGATAGATATGGCAGAAGTTGGGAGAGTTACTCAAGGAGCTGTGGTGATTTTCATTATTGTGATCGTGAGCATGTTTGCAGAAAAGACCAAAGGAATCCGCCTTCTCTGGGTAGGGTGCTCCCTGATCCTCGTGAAGCATATGGTAGCTCAAGTTATGTGGCATCTATAGCAGATGGTGGGGAGCGTCGATCTGAAAAAGGAGACTCGAGCAGATATTAA